A segment of the bacterium genome:
TGGCATCGACGATGCGGCCGTCGGGCGTCGCCCGGTACAGCCCGATCGGCACCTGCTCGAACAGATCGCGATACTCCTTCTTGCTCTCGCGCTGCTCTCGGCGAAGCTGCCAAACCGTGAGGCATCGCGCTACGGACGGACCCAGGTCGGCCGGGCCGTCCTTCGTGAGGTAGTCGACGGCGCCGCCGCTCATCAGCGTCACGGTGGCGTCTTCTCCGATCGTGCCTGTTACCGCGATAAAGGGGATCTCCGGCCCGTGCTGGCGCAGCAGTTCCAGCGCTCGCTCACCGCCGAGCCGGGGCAGCGCGTAGTCGCTCAGCACGAGGTCGGGGGAGCGCGCAAGGGCGTCGAGGTATGCTTCCTCGCTCTCGACTATCTCCCATTCCACGGCGAAACCGACGTGGCGCAACTCGGCAACCACCAGTTCGGCATACGTCGGTTCGTCGTCGACGACAAGGACCCGCAGCCGGACACCGTTCGGAGGATGCATTTCCACCCAAGCCTACCGCCGGCGGCGGGGACCGTCGCTGCAGGGCGTCACACCGTGCGCTCGCGCAATCGGTGCGCTGGCGCACCCTCGCAGGGGAGCGCTCCCCCGCACCGAACCTGCTGGGCACGACGATGGATGCCCGGCACGCGCTCTCCCAGACCGCGCCCGGCGAGCAGCAGCGTCTACTTTGCCGTCGAATCGAAGCCGGCAGACCTGGTCGCACCGTGATCAAGATGCCGCCGTCGCGGCGGGATTTGGCCGAAAGGACCGGCACCTCGCCCTCCACCGTCAGCCGGATTCTTAAGGAATGGCGCCGTCAGAACGTAGTGGACTCGCGGCGCACGCGCATCGTCGCCCGCGGCCGGGAACGCCTCGTAGAGGCCGCGCCGCTGAAATCGCCGGGCTCGAGCCGGCCATAGCCGTGCGATCGCGCGTCGCGAGCACCCCGGATCACGTGGTCGTCGTATATGAGGACGCCGCGGAGCTCTTCAAGTTCATCGTCCCGTACGTCAAGGACGGGCTCGCGAAGGGGGAGCGCTGCGTGTATCTCGCGGCCGAGGCAGGGCCCGGCCAGATCGTTCGGGCGCTGTCCGCGCATGGGCTCCGGGCCGACCGCGAGATTCAGCGAGGGGCCTTCGCGGTGATGACGACGCGCGAGCTCTTCGGACCGCCGCCGCTCGAAGCTACCCGCGCGATCAGGGAAATTCTTCGAGTGCAGGCCGAGGCGGCGTCGGCGGGCTTCGGCGGCCTGCGCCTCGCCGGCGATTGGGCCTGGACCATCGCGCCGCGCGACAACGACGAACTGCGCGAGCTCGAGTCGCTCATCGAACGGGCGGCCGGGCCGGGCCGGTTGACGGTGGCCTGTTTGTACCGGCGCGAACGCGTTTCCGCGGACGCGCTGGAACGGCTCGTGCGGTTACACGAGCACGTGGTGGCGAGCGACCGGATCTTCGTCGGCCTGAGCGCACTGTTTCGAGATCTGCCGGATGCGACGCTGCGAGGACTGGCGCGGTCGGCGCGCGGGCGGGCGGTGCGCAAGAGAGAATTTTTTTTCCATCAGGGCACCCCCGCGAGGGACGTCTTCCTGCTGACGGGCGGCATGGTGAAGCTGGCCCGCACCGCCCCGGGCGGGGACGAGGTGATTCTCCGAGTGGTCGCGCCGGTGCAGCACTTCGGGGACGGCCGCATCGGGCTCGACCAGGCGGTGCGCTTCGCCTCCGCCGAAGCGCTGGAAGATTCCCGCGCGCTGGTCTGGGACAGCGCGGAGATCGTTCGCGTCGTCCTGGCGCACCCGCAGGCCGGGGTGGCCGTGATTCGGTGGCTACAGGAACTAATGGAGGAGGAGCGGAGCCGGCTTGAAGACGTCATCTCCGTGGACGTGAGGCGCCGCCTGGCCCGGCTGATTCTTCGCCTCGGCGAATCGCTCGGGCGCAAGACGCGCCGCGGCGTCGTGGTCGACGTGCCGCTCTCCCGGCGGGACTTGGCCGAACTGGTCATTACCTCGCCGTATACGGTCAGTCGCATCCTGGCCGAGTGGCGGCGTCTCGATATCCTCGATGTGCAACGTACGCGGATTCTCATTCAGGATGAGGACAACTTGGCGGCGATCGCGGGGCGGCGCGTCTCCGGCGGCGAGGCAGGCGTGAGAATCTCGTAGCCGCCGCGTTCTGCTATGATGAGGACGCCATGAAAATCATCGTCGGCAAGCACATGGGGTTCTGCGGCGGCGTGCGCCGCGCGGTCGACATCGCGCAGAAGACCGCCGAGGGCGCGGGCGGTCCCGTGACCACGTGGGGTCCGCTGATCCACAACCCGCAGGTCGTCGGCCGTCTCCAGGCCGCCGGGGTGCAGGTCGCCGAGCGCACGGAAGGCCTCGAGGGGGAGGCGTTCGTCGTCTCGGCCTACGGCGTCGCGCACGCGGTGCTCGACGCCGCCCGCGCGCGCGGCCTACGGATCGTGGACGCGACCTGCCCGGTCGTGATCCGCGCCCACGCCCTGTCCAAGAAGCTGGCGGACGAGGGCTACCAGGTCATCTGCGTCGGCGACCATGGGCACCCGGAGATGGTGACGCTCAAGGAAATGCTCGGCGACCGGGTCACCATCGTGCACACGCGCGAGGAAGCGGCGGCGGTCAAGGTCACCGGCAAGGTCGGGGTGGTCTCGCAGACGACCCAGTCGCAGGATAATTTCCGGCAGATCGTCGGCGACCTCGCGATCCGGATCCGCGAACTCAAGGTACTCAACACGCTTTGCCCCGCGATCACCGTCCGCCAGGAAGAGACGGACGTCATGGTCGAGCAGGTGCAGACGCTGCTCGTGATCGGCGGGCGGGGCAGTTCCAACACGACCCGCCTGGCCGAAATCGGGCGCGAGCGCAGCCTGCCCACCCACCATATCGAAACCGCAGCCGAGATCCGGCCGGAGTGGTTTGCGGGCGTGGAGTCGGTCGGCGTCGTGTCGGGCGCAAGCACCCCGGACTGGATCATCGAGGACGTGCTCCTGCGCCTCGAGGGTCTCGGGACGCGCTGAGTCCGTGCTCATCCCCCATCCGTAATCGCGTTCCCGCCGGAGGCAGGGCATGAACGGCGGCCTTCCCGTAGTCGCGATCGTCGGCCGCCCGAACGTCGGGAAGTCCTCGCTCTTCAACCGGCTCCTGCAGCGCCGTCTGGCCATCGTCGAAGCCCTGCCGGGCCTGACCCGCGACCGCCTGGAGGCCGCGTGCGAGTGGCGCGGGAGGACGTTCACGCTCGTGGACACCGGAGGACTCGTGCTCGGTCGCACCGAGGCCCTGACCGCCGCCGTGCGGCGTCAGTCCGAGCAGGCGATCGCGGACGCGGCGGTGATCCTGTTCGTCGTGGACGTCTCGGCGGGACTCCTGGCTCAGGATTCCGAGATCGCCGACGTGCTGCGTCGGCAGGCGCGTCCCGTGCTGCTGGCGGCGAACAAGGCCGACACCCCGGCCGCCGCCGCAAACGCCGCCGAATTTCACGCGCTCGGCCTCGGAGATCCGATGCCGGTCTCGGCCGCGCACGGCCTCGACACGGGTGACCTGCTGGACGCGATCGTCGACGCGCTCTCCCGCGCCGCGGAAGCGGCCTCCGCGGAGCAAGGTGCGCAAGCGGCGGCGGCGCCGGGCGCGGTTCACACCGCCTTCATCGGGCGTCCCAACGTCGGCAAGTCGTCGCTCGTCAACGCGCTGCTCGGCCAGGATCGCGTCGTGGTGGACGAACAGCCGGGCACGACGCGCGACGCGGTCGACACGGCGCTGACGTACGATGGGCGTCCCGTGGTGCTGATCGACACCGCGGGGCTCCGCCGGCGCACGCGCGTCGTCGAAGCCGTCGAATACTACAGCACGCGCCGGACGCATCAGGCGCTTGTCCGGGCGGACGTCGCGGT
Coding sequences within it:
- a CDS encoding MEDS domain-containing protein, with translation MRSRVASTPDHVVVVYEDAAELFKFIVPYVKDGLAKGERCVYLAAEAGPGQIVRALSAHGLRADREIQRGAFAVMTTRELFGPPPLEATRAIREILRVQAEAASAGFGGLRLAGDWAWTIAPRDNDELRELESLIERAAGPGRLTVACLYRRERVSADALERLVRLHEHVVASDRIFVGLSALFRDLPDATLRGLARSARGRAVRKREFFFHQGTPARDVFLLTGGMVKLARTAPGGDEVILRVVAPVQHFGDGRIGLDQAVRFASAEALEDSRALVWDSAEIVRVVLAHPQAGVAVIRWLQELMEEERSRLEDVISVDVRRRLARLILRLGESLGRKTRRGVVVDVPLSRRDLAELVITSPYTVSRILAEWRRLDILDVQRTRILIQDEDNLAAIAGRRVSGGEAGVRIS
- the ispH gene encoding 4-hydroxy-3-methylbut-2-enyl diphosphate reductase; translation: MKIIVGKHMGFCGGVRRAVDIAQKTAEGAGGPVTTWGPLIHNPQVVGRLQAAGVQVAERTEGLEGEAFVVSAYGVAHAVLDAARARGLRIVDATCPVVIRAHALSKKLADEGYQVICVGDHGHPEMVTLKEMLGDRVTIVHTREEAAAVKVTGKVGVVSQTTQSQDNFRQIVGDLAIRIRELKVLNTLCPAITVRQEETDVMVEQVQTLLVIGGRGSSNTTRLAEIGRERSLPTHHIETAAEIRPEWFAGVESVGVVSGASTPDWIIEDVLLRLEGLGTR
- the der gene encoding ribosome biogenesis GTPase Der, with translation MNGGLPVVAIVGRPNVGKSSLFNRLLQRRLAIVEALPGLTRDRLEAACEWRGRTFTLVDTGGLVLGRTEALTAAVRRQSEQAIADAAVILFVVDVSAGLLAQDSEIADVLRRQARPVLLAANKADTPAAAANAAEFHALGLGDPMPVSAAHGLDTGDLLDAIVDALSRAAEAASAEQGAQAAAAPGAVHTAFIGRPNVGKSSLVNALLGQDRVVVDEQPGTTRDAVDTALTYDGRPVVLIDTAGLRRRTRVVEAVEYYSTRRTHQALVRADVAVLVIDATEGITDQDQRIAREAYEMGRGVVVAVNKWDLLKGYTVEQVERVARVRLRFLADVPICPTSAIRREGIDGLMAAVLRTAEVRAGRIPTGPLNRAVSAAVAASEPAADSRGHRLHIYYATQPESAPPTIVLFVNDPRLMTPDYQRYLERRVRSAFDLAGTPIRWTLRGRRPPETARTSG